The proteins below are encoded in one region of Alistipes communis:
- a CDS encoding DUF4886 domain-containing protein → MKKLFRFALCAFALLAVLTLRAQSEAPNFPLPVRPDTLRILGVGNSFTDDGMMYLPELLEAAGIRNVVLGRLYYPGCSLRQHCEFDAADAPKYTYYKSERNRWTTVSEAATLREAVGDERWDVLVVQQSSAYSGIYTSYHPWLERLIERVRFYCPNAGACVAWQMTWAYGSGSDHGAFPKYDNDPQQMYAAVVDVARRVTEECGIETVIPTGTAIQNLRAGEFNNPPSDFTRDGYHLDFGCGRYTAACTWFQALVAPCLRTDIGGNTFRPDPKGHIPVTDESAAACQQAARKACVRRFSVWE, encoded by the coding sequence ATGAAAAAACTGTTTCGTTTCGCGCTTTGCGCATTCGCTCTGCTGGCGGTGCTGACGCTGCGCGCGCAGTCCGAAGCACCCAACTTTCCGTTGCCCGTCCGGCCCGATACGCTCCGTATCCTGGGCGTGGGCAACAGTTTTACCGACGACGGCATGATGTACCTGCCCGAGCTGCTCGAAGCGGCCGGCATCCGCAACGTCGTGCTGGGACGGCTCTATTACCCGGGCTGTTCGCTGCGGCAGCATTGCGAGTTCGATGCCGCCGACGCACCGAAATATACCTATTATAAGTCGGAGCGCAACCGCTGGACGACGGTCTCCGAGGCGGCCACCCTGCGCGAAGCGGTCGGCGACGAGCGGTGGGACGTACTCGTCGTGCAGCAATCCTCGGCTTATTCGGGAATCTATACGTCTTATCATCCGTGGCTCGAACGACTTATCGAACGGGTGCGTTTCTACTGCCCCAATGCCGGCGCCTGCGTGGCGTGGCAGATGACTTGGGCCTACGGCTCGGGCTCCGACCACGGTGCGTTCCCGAAGTACGACAACGATCCGCAGCAGATGTATGCGGCCGTCGTCGACGTCGCGCGGCGCGTGACGGAGGAGTGCGGGATCGAAACGGTGATTCCCACCGGTACGGCGATCCAGAACCTGCGGGCGGGCGAGTTCAACAATCCGCCGTCGGATTTCACGCGCGACGGCTACCATCTCGATTTCGGCTGCGGTCGTTATACGGCGGCCTGCACGTGGTTCCAGGCGCTCGTGGCGCCCTGTCTGCGCACCGATATCGGAGGCAATACGTTCCGTCCCGATCCGAAGGGACATATTCCCGTGACGGACGAGAGCGCCGCGGCCTGCCAGCAGGCTGCGCGGAAAGCCTGCGTGCGCCGTTTCTCGGTGTGGGAGTAA
- a CDS encoding YebC/PmpR family DNA-binding transcriptional regulator — MGRAFEYRKARKLKRWGNMARTFTKIGKEIEIAVKSGGPDPTANVRLRILIQNAKAENMPKENVERAIKRAISKDTSDYKEVVYEGYGPHGIAFLVETATDNTNRTVASMRMYFNKCGGALGTSGSVAFMFEHKCSFKFRVPAGTDFEELELNMIDTGVDDFCPEDETTVTVEAPYEQFGTIQKWLEDNGFEIVSGESLRVPTDTKELDAEGRESIEKLVEKLEEDDDVVNVYHNMKEADEE, encoded by the coding sequence ATGGGACGAGCATTTGAGTACCGCAAGGCGCGCAAACTGAAACGGTGGGGCAACATGGCCCGCACTTTTACCAAAATCGGCAAGGAGATCGAAATCGCCGTCAAGTCCGGCGGCCCCGATCCGACGGCCAACGTCCGCCTGCGTATTCTGATCCAGAACGCCAAGGCCGAGAACATGCCCAAGGAGAATGTCGAGCGGGCGATCAAACGCGCCATCTCGAAGGATACGTCCGACTACAAGGAGGTGGTCTATGAGGGATACGGCCCTCACGGCATCGCTTTCCTGGTGGAGACCGCCACGGACAACACCAACCGCACGGTGGCCAGCATGCGCATGTATTTCAACAAGTGCGGCGGTGCGCTGGGCACGTCGGGCAGCGTGGCTTTCATGTTCGAGCACAAGTGCTCGTTCAAGTTCCGCGTACCGGCCGGCACCGATTTCGAGGAGCTGGAGCTGAACATGATCGATACGGGGGTGGACGATTTCTGTCCCGAGGACGAGACGACGGTCACGGTCGAAGCGCCCTACGAACAGTTCGGTACGATCCAGAAATGGTTGGAGGACAATGGTTTCGAGATCGTATCGGGCGAATCGCTGCGGGTGCCTACCGACACCAAGGAGCTGGACGCCGAGGGGCGCGAATCGATCGAGAAGCTGGTCGAGAAGCTCGAAGAGGACGACGACGTGGTGAACGTCTACCACAACATGAAGGAGGCCGACGAAGAGTAG